A stretch of the Synechocystis sp. PCC 7338 genome encodes the following:
- a CDS encoding HEAT repeat domain-containing protein, which translates to MEDNSVITPEIEQLIQAVETADSAAKLVGAVRALAATRSPLAVPQLTTVLRYNNPGAAVAAVDGLIQIGDAAMAHLLANMDGYNYGARAWATRACAGIGDPRALALLQEAALTDFALSVRRAAAKGLGFLRWQSLPQEEQETVQKAIYDTLVQVCEDPEWVVRYGAIAALENLAQQAPSYRQPLQNFLQSLVAEEPEAIVGERILLALENISPM; encoded by the coding sequence ATGGAGGATAATAGCGTCATAACTCCGGAAATTGAACAATTAATCCAAGCAGTGGAAACCGCAGACTCGGCGGCCAAGTTAGTGGGGGCAGTGCGAGCCCTGGCGGCCACCCGATCGCCGTTGGCAGTACCCCAATTGACCACGGTGTTGCGTTACAACAATCCAGGGGCAGCGGTGGCGGCGGTGGATGGGCTGATCCAAATCGGGGACGCGGCCATGGCCCACTTGCTGGCCAATATGGATGGCTACAATTATGGCGCTAGGGCCTGGGCCACCAGAGCCTGTGCCGGCATTGGTGATCCGAGAGCATTGGCTTTGTTGCAGGAAGCGGCCCTGACGGATTTTGCCCTCAGTGTGCGGCGGGCGGCGGCCAAGGGACTAGGTTTTCTCCGCTGGCAATCCCTACCCCAGGAAGAACAAGAGACAGTACAAAAAGCTATTTACGACACCCTGGTCCAAGTTTGTGAGGATCCCGAATGGGTGGTGCGCTACGGGGCGATCGCCGCTTTGGAAAATTTAGCTCAACAAGCGCCCAGTTATCGTCAACCCTTACAAAATTTTCTCCAGTCTTTGGTGGCCGAGGAACCGGAGGCGATCGTGGGGGAACGCATTCTTTTGGCCCTGGAAAATATCAGCCCGATGTAA
- a CDS encoding sulfite exporter TauE/SafE family protein, with protein MAINTFTIVSFIALGLMAGFASGLIGIGGGLVIVPVLVFGFGFTQHLAQGTTLALMVPPIGLAAAWTYYQKGDVDIKVAVLICLGFVLGSLFGARVATNISNELLGRIFGGAMLVIALKMIWGK; from the coding sequence ATGGCCATCAACACTTTTACCATTGTCAGTTTTATTGCCCTAGGTTTAATGGCCGGCTTTGCCAGCGGCCTCATTGGCATCGGCGGCGGGTTGGTTATTGTACCAGTGCTAGTGTTTGGTTTTGGTTTTACCCAACATTTAGCCCAGGGCACTACCCTCGCCCTCATGGTGCCCCCCATCGGTCTGGCGGCGGCCTGGACCTACTACCAAAAGGGGGACGTGGACATCAAAGTAGCCGTGCTAATTTGCCTGGGATTTGTCCTTGGTAGTTTGTTTGGTGCCAGGGTGGCCACCAACATTTCCAATGAATTGCTGGGGCGTATTTTTGGCGGAGCGATGTTGGTTATTGCCCTCAAAATGATTTGGGGCAAATAG
- a CDS encoding glycosyltransferase: MTHFGLLCPATTGHLNTMLPLGKELQQRGHTVTMFGVLDAQAKTLAAGLDFQAIAIGEFPLGAQIEFMARLGKLSGLKALQCTVAMITKKTEAFFKEAPEVITKAGVEVLLVDQVSQEGGTIADYLGIPFVTICSAVVLNREPTIPPCATPWPYNPSWLGQLRNRLGYALLDRATKPITELINDYRHRWNLPRQFSPNDRYSPLAQISQQPAAFEFPRQCLPAHFHFTGPFHSAVGRDVPDFPWDKLTDKPLIYASLGTIQNQLMGTFKTIAEACVGLDAQLVISLGGADLESMPLLPGNPLVVNYAPQLELLQRTALTITHAGLNTTLECLNNAVPMVAIPIANDQPAVAARIAWAGVGEFIPLSKLNVDNLRTALEKVLTEDSYKRNALRLQQAIKTAGGVTKAADIIEQVTAGGIR, translated from the coding sequence ATGACTCACTTCGGCCTACTCTGTCCAGCGACAACGGGGCACCTCAACACCATGTTGCCCTTAGGCAAGGAGCTGCAACAGCGGGGCCATACCGTGACCATGTTTGGGGTGTTGGACGCCCAGGCTAAAACCCTAGCGGCCGGTCTGGATTTTCAGGCGATCGCCATAGGGGAATTTCCCTTGGGAGCCCAAATAGAGTTTATGGCCAGGTTGGGGAAACTCAGTGGGCTGAAGGCATTGCAATGCACTGTGGCCATGATCACCAAAAAAACAGAAGCCTTTTTTAAGGAAGCCCCTGAGGTGATAACCAAGGCTGGTGTGGAAGTTTTATTGGTCGATCAAGTTTCCCAGGAAGGGGGCACCATTGCCGATTACCTCGGCATTCCTTTTGTCACAATCTGTAGTGCTGTGGTGCTTAATCGTGAGCCCACTATCCCCCCCTGTGCCACCCCTTGGCCATACAATCCTAGCTGGTTGGGGCAACTGCGGAATCGCCTTGGCTATGCACTTTTGGATCGGGCCACCAAACCAATTACGGAATTGATTAATGATTATCGTCATCGCTGGAATTTACCCCGCCAATTCAGTCCCAATGATCGTTATTCCCCATTAGCGCAAATTAGTCAGCAACCGGCAGCATTTGAATTTCCTCGACAATGCTTACCAGCCCATTTCCATTTCACTGGCCCATTTCACAGCGCGGTGGGGCGAGATGTGCCCGATTTTCCCTGGGACAAACTCACCGATAAACCCCTAATTTATGCCTCCCTGGGTACGATTCAAAATCAGTTAATGGGCACCTTTAAAACCATTGCCGAAGCCTGCGTAGGCCTAGATGCCCAATTGGTTATTTCTCTGGGGGGAGCTGATTTGGAATCTATGCCCCTACTACCTGGTAATCCCCTTGTTGTTAATTACGCCCCCCAACTGGAACTTTTGCAAAGAACAGCTCTTACCATTACCCATGCCGGCCTCAACACCACATTGGAATGTCTCAATAACGCAGTGCCCATGGTGGCCATTCCCATTGCCAATGATCAACCAGCCGTGGCGGCCCGAATTGCCTGGGCTGGAGTGGGGGAATTTATTCCCTTAAGTAAATTGAATGTGGATAATCTGCGGACGGCCCTTGAAAAAGTTCTCACTGAAGATTCCTACAAAAGAAATGCTCTGCGGCTTCAACAAGCAATTAAAACTGCTGGAGGTGTTACCAAGGCGGCGGATATTATCGAACAGGTGACAGCGGGGGGGATTCGCTAA
- a CDS encoding histidine phosphatase family protein: MATRVIIVRHGQSTYNAERRIQGRSDLSVLTDKGKADAQKVGQTLSSLAIDKIYCSPLRRAKETGQIIQASFAHPPALIPSENLLEVNLPLWEKMTKENVANQYPVEYCLWHEAPDQLAMTVDGAEYYPVAALYAQAQRFWQDVLANAAGQTLLIVAHNGINRCLLMSAIGMPASHYQRLQQSNCNINVLNFSGGWGDPVQLESLNQTAHMGVPLPPPRKENNRLRLLLIRHGETQWNREGRFQGIRDIPLNENGKNQAQKAAEFLKEVTINLGISSPMARPKETAEIILQYHPAVALDLQPELAEICHGLWEGKLETEIEAEYPGLLQQWKDAPATVQMPEGENLQQVWDRAIACWQDRVKFYSQGDGSTVGIVVAHDAINKVILAYLLGLSPAHFWQVKQGNGGVSVIDYPQGLDKPPVIQAINLMGHLGTVLDQTAAGAL; encoded by the coding sequence TTGGCTACTCGGGTCATTATTGTTCGCCACGGGCAGAGCACCTATAACGCAGAAAGACGGATTCAAGGTCGCAGTGATCTATCAGTGCTCACCGACAAAGGTAAGGCCGATGCCCAAAAAGTCGGTCAAACCCTTAGCTCCCTGGCGATCGACAAAATCTATTGCAGTCCCCTACGCCGGGCCAAGGAAACCGGCCAGATCATCCAGGCCAGCTTTGCCCATCCCCCGGCATTGATCCCCAGCGAAAATTTATTGGAGGTCAATCTGCCCCTCTGGGAAAAAATGACTAAGGAGAATGTGGCCAATCAATATCCGGTGGAATACTGTCTTTGGCATGAAGCTCCCGATCAACTGGCCATGACGGTGGATGGGGCCGAGTATTACCCCGTTGCGGCCCTCTACGCCCAGGCCCAAAGGTTTTGGCAGGATGTGTTGGCCAATGCGGCCGGGCAAACCTTGTTGATTGTGGCCCACAACGGCATTAACCGTTGCCTATTAATGAGTGCCATTGGCATGCCCGCTTCCCATTACCAGCGCCTGCAACAGTCTAACTGCAACATTAACGTGTTGAACTTTAGCGGTGGCTGGGGCGATCCAGTGCAACTAGAATCCCTCAACCAAACGGCCCACATGGGAGTCCCCCTCCCCCCTCCCCGTAAGGAGAATAATCGCCTGCGGTTGCTGCTCATTCGCCATGGGGAAACCCAATGGAATCGGGAAGGACGTTTCCAGGGCATTCGGGATATTCCGTTGAACGAAAACGGGAAAAACCAAGCTCAAAAGGCAGCGGAGTTTCTCAAGGAGGTGACCATTAACCTGGGCATTAGCAGTCCCATGGCCCGGCCCAAGGAAACGGCGGAAATTATTCTGCAATATCATCCCGCTGTCGCCCTCGATTTACAACCAGAATTGGCGGAAATTTGCCATGGGCTATGGGAAGGGAAACTAGAAACGGAAATTGAAGCGGAATATCCCGGCTTATTGCAACAGTGGAAGGATGCCCCCGCCACAGTGCAAATGCCAGAAGGGGAAAATTTGCAACAGGTCTGGGACCGGGCGATCGCCTGTTGGCAGGATCGGGTCAAATTCTACAGTCAGGGAGATGGCTCCACCGTGGGCATTGTGGTAGCCCATGATGCCATTAACAAAGTCATTTTGGCTTATTTGTTGGGACTGTCCCCAGCCCATTTTTGGCAAGTTAAGCAGGGTAATGGCGGGGTGAGCGTCATTGATTATCCCCAGGGTTTGGATAAACCCCCGGTTATTCAAGCCATTAACTTAATGGGCCATTTGGGGACAGTGTTGGATCAGACCGCCGCCGGGGCCCTATAG
- the gmk gene encoding guanylate kinase, translating into MAPDQTQAKGQLIVLTGPSGVGKGTLVQLLLERHPHWFLSISATTRSPRAGEEDGRSYYFLSKEEFQTWIGEEKLLEWAEYAGNYYGTPRQPVEAQIAQGKTVLLEIEVLGARQIKQTFPSARRIFILPPSVEVLEERLRGRGSDSETAIAKRLTQAQQELQAAGEFDHQLVNDDLERALNHLIGLIGEGNRPQD; encoded by the coding sequence ATGGCCCCAGACCAAACCCAAGCAAAAGGACAATTGATTGTGCTAACGGGCCCTAGTGGGGTAGGCAAGGGGACGTTGGTGCAACTACTGCTGGAGCGGCATCCCCATTGGTTTTTGTCCATTTCCGCCACTACCCGATCGCCAAGGGCCGGGGAGGAAGATGGGCGGTCCTACTATTTTTTAAGCAAGGAAGAGTTTCAAACTTGGATTGGGGAGGAAAAATTACTGGAATGGGCTGAGTATGCGGGCAACTATTACGGCACCCCCAGGCAACCGGTGGAAGCCCAGATCGCCCAGGGCAAAACTGTGTTGTTGGAAATTGAAGTACTGGGGGCCCGGCAAATTAAACAAACTTTTCCCTCTGCCCGACGAATTTTTATTTTGCCTCCCTCTGTGGAGGTGTTGGAAGAACGGTTACGGGGCCGGGGTTCCGACAGTGAAACGGCGATCGCCAAACGTTTAACCCAGGCCCAGCAGGAACTACAAGCGGCGGGGGAATTTGATCACCAACTGGTCAATGATGATTTGGAGCGAGCATTAAACCACTTAATTGGTCTAATTGGCGAAGGAAACCGCCCCCAGGATTAA
- a CDS encoding efflux RND transporter periplasmic adaptor subunit — MTEPPVLHETHPESEKEQSIGKQNLSFQPIPQASKPGKRLWLVMGALLLLGGGGYWWFQSRSGGPPGGAMMGQMPPAPVKWQVLEPTEVRDFTTLMGTLEAPKGMEIDSEIDGRVQEILVREGQRVQQGQVLFRIDNDVLQTQLLEAQANLAAERAQLAELEAGSRQEDIGAAAAQLRQAQTRLANAKGGSSPEEIAQAQAQLNSTKAAAELASERVRRFRNLRDQGVISLDAYDQQLKEERQAIADVEAAQRRLQQLKQARSSDVERLTAEVDAQQQNLNRLRAGERPESIAQARARVGQALASVKTLQARLGKSEITAPFAGVVGYIPVKLGDYVQADDDLTNLTENQQLDLNLAVPLAQAPRLRPGLIVEILDGQETAIARGQISFVSPDVDNDGQSVLARATFSNQDQKLLNGQLVQARIIWEQDTGLVVPTVAITRIGGESFVYVVQEQENEQTGEPGLVAQQKAVDLGSIQGSNYQVLSGLAPGDKVITAGLLRVQDGAPIQPAPAEDSSNPTP; from the coding sequence ATGACTGAGCCCCCCGTACTGCACGAAACTCATCCGGAATCGGAAAAGGAACAAAGTATTGGTAAACAAAATTTGTCCTTTCAGCCCATTCCCCAAGCTTCCAAACCAGGCAAACGGCTCTGGCTAGTGATGGGGGCCTTACTTTTGTTGGGGGGCGGTGGTTATTGGTGGTTTCAGTCCCGTTCCGGTGGCCCTCCCGGAGGGGCCATGATGGGTCAAATGCCGCCAGCCCCTGTGAAGTGGCAGGTGTTAGAACCCACTGAGGTTAGGGATTTCACCACGTTGATGGGAACGTTGGAAGCGCCCAAGGGCATGGAAATTGATTCAGAAATTGATGGACGGGTTCAGGAAATTTTAGTCAGGGAAGGGCAACGGGTACAACAGGGGCAGGTTTTATTTCGCATTGACAACGATGTTCTGCAAACCCAATTGTTGGAAGCCCAGGCTAATTTGGCGGCGGAAAGGGCCCAATTGGCGGAGTTGGAAGCGGGCAGTCGTCAGGAAGACATTGGGGCGGCGGCGGCCCAGTTGCGTCAAGCTCAAACCCGTTTAGCCAATGCCAAGGGAGGCTCTAGCCCGGAAGAAATTGCCCAGGCCCAAGCCCAATTGAATTCCACCAAGGCGGCAGCGGAACTAGCCAGTGAGCGGGTGCGCCGATTTCGTAATCTGCGAGACCAAGGGGTTATTTCCCTCGATGCCTATGATCAACAACTGAAGGAAGAACGGCAGGCGATCGCCGATGTGGAAGCAGCCCAACGGCGGTTGCAACAGCTCAAACAAGCCCGCAGCTCCGATGTGGAAAGGTTAACGGCGGAAGTAGATGCCCAACAGCAAAATTTAAACCGTTTACGGGCGGGGGAACGGCCCGAAAGCATTGCCCAAGCTCGGGCCCGGGTGGGACAGGCCCTGGCCAGTGTGAAAACCTTGCAAGCCCGCCTAGGTAAGTCGGAAATTACCGCTCCCTTTGCTGGGGTAGTGGGGTATATTCCGGTGAAATTGGGGGATTACGTCCAGGCCGATGATGATTTGACTAATTTGACTGAAAATCAGCAGTTAGATTTAAATCTAGCCGTGCCCCTCGCCCAAGCCCCCCGGTTACGCCCTGGCCTGATCGTGGAAATCCTCGATGGCCAAGAAACGGCGATCGCCAGGGGGCAAATTAGTTTTGTCTCCCCCGATGTGGACAATGATGGTCAGAGTGTATTAGCCAGGGCCACCTTCAGCAACCAAGACCAAAAACTGCTCAACGGTCAGTTAGTACAAGCCCGCATCATCTGGGAGCAAGACACGGGGCTAGTGGTGCCCACCGTGGCCATCACCCGCATTGGCGGGGAAAGCTTTGTCTACGTAGTGCAAGAACAGGAAAATGAACAAACCGGGGAGCCGGGCTTAGTAGCCCAACAAAAAGCCGTTGACCTGGGCAGTATCCAGGGCAGTAATTACCAAGTTTTGTCGGGGTTGGCACCGGGCGATAAGGTTATCACTGCGGGGCTATTGAGAGTGCAGGACGGAGCTCCTATCCAGCCAGCACCAGCAGAAGACTCATCCAATCCCACTCCCTAG
- a CDS encoding NUDIX hydrolase, with protein MIAPDSSPRPLEIAPVLQQKLFYRGRKFNFDVSRRQLPNGVVGDWELIQHPGGALVVPITNEGQLVLVRQYRFALAGRLLEFPAGTVEVGENPAATIRRELEEEAGYRGHTWQTIGQFPLAPGYSDEIIYAYLATDLEKLPNPPAQDEDEDIELVLMTFDQFETAIAKGEMVDAKSIASYFWMRHLL; from the coding sequence ATGATTGCCCCAGATTCATCCCCCCGTCCTTTGGAAATTGCTCCAGTGCTCCAGCAAAAACTCTTTTACCGAGGACGTAAATTTAACTTTGACGTTAGTCGGAGGCAATTGCCCAACGGCGTGGTGGGAGACTGGGAACTAATCCAACACCCGGGAGGCGCCCTAGTGGTGCCTATTACAAACGAAGGTCAATTGGTGCTAGTGCGGCAATATCGTTTCGCTTTGGCGGGGCGGCTGTTGGAATTTCCGGCGGGCACCGTGGAAGTGGGGGAAAATCCAGCGGCAACTATTAGGCGGGAATTGGAGGAAGAAGCTGGTTACCGGGGCCACACCTGGCAGACCATTGGTCAATTTCCCCTCGCTCCGGGCTACTCCGACGAAATTATTTACGCTTATCTGGCCACAGACCTAGAAAAGTTACCCAATCCCCCGGCCCAGGACGAAGACGAAGATATTGAACTGGTATTAATGACATTTGACCAGTTTGAAACGGCGATCGCCAAAGGGGAAATGGTTGACGCCAAATCCATTGCCAGTTACTTCTGGATGCGTCATTTGCTTTGA